One window of Acropora palmata chromosome 1, jaAcrPala1.3, whole genome shotgun sequence genomic DNA carries:
- the LOC141859865 gene encoding allatostatin-A receptor-like isoform X1 gives MDFNKWNPFWATCFVVLAFLIIVGNSLTIATLLRKKFRKGPHLLLISLAVADLLVGCTIPPSAVGMDMLSHKPEILLFIWPVSLFVIVSSVFHLPLISLERLHATLRPFRHRQLTRKVYWVAIATPWIISASFAIPRFALRRFIQPSDEVFFVIAFATIPLLITCFSYFVIWKKTRQSRDKVKSFRQKKEARFLRIIFTVTAASFATWLPFQLYKIVVGLSPNVFLPFSATSFISLLQFSNSFVNFVVYFLRFPNYRKALLSSVFCIAPRHETITNPLPPPQPSSGV, from the coding sequence ATGGACTTCAACAAGTGGAATCCCTTCTGGGCAACTTGCTTTGTCGTACTGGCTTTCCTTATCATCGTTGGAAACTCTCTTACCATCGCAACACTTCTGAGAAAAAAGTTTCGCAAAGGTCCTCATCTCTTGTTGATCAGTTTGGCCGTTGCAGATCTGTTAGTTGGATGCACGATTCCACCGTCTGCGGTCGGAATGGATATGCTTTCGCACAAACCAGAGATTCTATTATTCATTTGGCCCGTGTCCTTATTTGTTATTGTGTCTTCGGTATTCCATTTACCTCTGATTTCTCTTGAACGACTTCACGCGACTCTTCGGCCATTTCGTCATCGACAGCTTACTCGGAAAGTCTACTGGGTTGCCATAGCTACGCCATGGATCATTTCCGCCTCCTTCGCAATTCCAAGATTCGCGCTAAGAAGGTTCATCCAGCCTTCGGATGAGGTATTCTTCGTAATAGCTTTTGCAACAATTCCGTTACTGATTACGTGTTTTTCCTACTTTGTAATCTGGAAAAAGACTAGGCAAAGTCGCGATAAGGTCAAAAGTTTTAGGCAAAAGAAAGAAGCAAGATTCTTGAGGATCATTTTCACCGTAACGGCAGCATCTTTTGCAACATGGCTGCCTTTTCAGTTGTATAAGATTGTCGTGGGTTTGTCGCCCAATGTGTTCCTTCCTTTTTCAGCCACTTCTTTTATTTCCCTCCTTCAATTTAGCAATTCTTTTGTCAACTTTGTCGTCTACTTTCTTAGGTTTCCTAATTATAGGAAGGCTTTGCTTTCCAGTGTCTTTTGTATAGCGCCGCGTCACGAAACCATAACAAATCCCCTTCCCCCACCCCAGCCCTCCTCGGGCGTGTGA